The Gemmatimonadales bacterium nucleotide sequence CCAACAGCGTCGGCACCGTGCGGGACGGCCTGATCGAGTGGGCCCGCGAGCGTCTGGGCGACGCGTTCTACTGCTGCCTGCCGGTGGTGGCGGAGACGTTCGACGGCGACCTCAACGACATCTTCGGCTTCCACGTCCACAAGGAGCACCTGCTCGCCGCCATCAAAGCGGCCGCCGCGGGACCAGTGGCCGAGGGGAATGTCGGCGGTGGGACCGGGATGACCTGCCTGGGCTTCAAGGGTGGCATCGGAACCGCCAGCCGCCGGCTGCCGGCCAGCCAGGGAGGCTACACCGTCGGGGCGCTGGTCCAGTGCAACTTCGGCCTCCGGCGGCAGCTCCGGATCGCGGGGGTGCCGGTGGGGGAGGAGATGCCCGATCCGGCGGCGTGCTACGCTACCAGTGCGCCGCTCGATTCGGCACGCGCACGGGAGCGCTGCGCGCGGGAGCCGCGGTCGACCATCGCGCCGAAGGCGCGCGAGCGCGGCTCTATCATCGTGCTCCTGGCTACCGACGCGCCGCTGCTGCCGCACCAGCTCCGCCGGATCGCGCGGCACGCGGCGCTGGGCCTTGGCCGCATGGGAAGCGTGGCCGGCGCGGGCTCCGGCGATCTCTTCCTCGCCTTTTCCACCGCGCCCACCGGCATCGCCGATAGCACGCGAGTGGCCACCGTCCGGATGGTGAGCGAGGATCGGATCGATCCGCTCTACGAGGCCACGGTGCAGGCGACCGAAGAGGCGATCATCAACGCCATGCTGGCCGCCCGGACCATGACCGGCGCCGACTGGTACCGGGTGCCGGCGTTGCCCCACGATCGGCTCCGGGCCGTGCTGGCGGCGCACGGGCGGCTGGTCGGTCCGTAGGAGCCGTCCCGGGCCCCGATCTGGTCATCGCGGCGCTCCTCGGCGGCCATCTTCTCCAGCCCCCTGCTCACCCCCGCAGCCCCGCCGCCCGCCCGTCCTCCCAACTGCCCGCCGTCAGCGGATGGAACCCACGCCAGATCGCAGCGTAAGGCTCCATCATGAGGCGGATGAACCGCTCCAGCGCCGCCGGAAAGGGAAACCGGCTGCGGAATTCCAGCGCGGTCACGCCCAGCATGGCGCGGAGATGCCGGCCGAAGCTCTGGGGCGACGAGTACTCCAGCCGATAGGCAACGTCGGCCACCGAGAGTCCCGCCATCTCGAACAGATGGGCCGCGTGCAGCAGCCGGATGGCGGCCAGATAGTTCTTGGGCGACGGCAGCCCCGACCGGGCAAAACGCGACATCAGCGTGCTCGGTCGTACGCTGAGCTGGTCTGCCAGCCGGGTGACGGTGGGAACCTCCGGGGCCAGGCGGATCATCGCCTCGAGAAACAGCCGGGCATCCGGCGGCGCCTGGGCGACGCTGTCGAGAATCGGCCCCTGGATCCGAGCCACGGCCCGGGTGGCCGGTTGCCCCACCACCTGCCGGAGCCGGCTCCACCCGGAAGGCGACGTGACGTCCACCACCTGGCGGACCCCGGACGCGCCCAGGCGGAGAAGCATTTCGCTGGAGCCGGCGTCGTGTTGGGAGAGGAGCGCGACCGTAGGGATGCCGGGGAACTTGCGCACCAGATGCCCCAGCACCTCCATCTGATCCGGACCGCAGCGGTGGACCGAGACCAGCACCGCATCCACCGGCCGCTCCCGAACCGCCCGCATGGCATCGGGAATCGAGTCCCGGTGAAGGACCGCGAAGCAGCCGCTGCCCGCCGCATCGACCCGGAGACGCTCCCCCGGTAGCAGGACGGCCGCCACCGTGGCGGCTGATTGGTCGGCTCCGTATGACACCCCGTTCCCCCGGCGATATGGTGCATGAGGATGGGAGTGGCACGTCAACCTGGATTCAACCTGACACACCCCGAAAGCGCGCCCCGCGCAACCATATTCGCGGGGCACGCATCCAACCGGACACCCGGTCGGCCCGTGTGCCGCGCGCGAGGATCGGGTATATTGCTGGTCCGGTTTCCCATGCCGGTTGGACCATGAACAACTCGACTCTCGATCTCTTCGCCGCGCTTCAGGCCGCCCTGGGGCCGCAATACCGACTCGAGCGCGAGCTGGGCCGCGGTGGCATGGGAGCCGTCTTCCTCGCCACCGATGCCACGTTGGACCGCCGGGTCGCCATCAAGGTGGTCCACCCCGAGCTCACCGCTCACCCTTCGATCGCCCGCCGCTTTCTGGCCGAAGCGCGAACCATCGCCCGGCTGCGGCATCCCAACGTCGTCGCGGTGCACACCGCGGGCAGCACCGACGGTCTGCTCTACTATGTGATGGACGAGGTGGCGGGCGAGAGCCTGCGCCAGCGGCTCACCCGTGAGCCCCGCCTGGATCCGGCACTGGTGGGCCGGATCGTGGCCGACGTGGCAGCCGCCCTGGACGCCGCCTCGCGGGCCGGCATCGTGCACCGGGACGTCAAGCCGGAGAACGTGCTGCTGGAGGAGGCGAGCGGGCGCGCCATGCTCGCCGACTTCGGCATCGCCCGGGCAATGCTGGGCGACGGGTCGGGACCGACCACGGGTCAGGGGGTGGCGGTGGGAACCCCGGCCTACATGAGCCCGGAGCAGGCCGCAGGTGAGGAGGTCGACGGCCGCAGCGATCTCTACGCGCTGGGCGTCGTTGCCTACGAGATGCTGGCGGGGCACCCGCCGTTCCAGGGACCCAACCGGGTGGTTGTCTCCAAGCATATCGCCGAACGCCCCGTACCGATCGAGCGGGTGCGCCCCGACGCTCCCCGCCGCCTGGCGGCGAGCGTCATGAAAGCGCTGGAAAAGCATCCGGCCGAACGGTGGCAGAGCGGGGAGGAGCTCCGCCAGGCGCTGAGCGGGGAGCGCCCCGTCGAGTCCCCGGCCAGGCGTCGCCGTCGGCCGCTTCTCACGGCAGTCGGCGTCGGCCTGGCGGCGCTCGCGGCCGGCATTGGCCTGATTCACCGGTCGCCCGGGCCGCCGGCGGGCGTGAACCCCCGCCATTCGATCCTGGTGCTCCCCTTCGACAACCTGCGGGACGATCGCTCGGTCGACTGGCTGCGCGACGCCAGCCCCAGCATGCTGGGGCTCAACCTCTCGCAGTGGAACGACCTGTCGGTGGTCGATCACGAGCGGCTGCACGATCTGCTGAGCCGGCACCGGCTGCGGCGGGGCGCGGATATCGGCCTGGACATGGCACGCCGGCTGGCCCGGGAGGCCGGGGTCTGGACCGTGGTCCTGGGCGACTTCTCCCAGGCGGGCGACTCCCTCCATCTGGCCGCGCGAGTCTACGACGTGGCCAGCGGCGCACGGGTGGACATCGCCCGGGTGGACGACCGGACCGGCGCCGACGTGCGGCCGCTGTTCGACGAGCTCGCGGCCAAGCTGCTCGACCTGTCGGGCGCGCCGAACGAGGTCCGCATCGGCCTGGCCCGGTCCACCACCGCCTCGCTTGAGGCATACCGGGCGTACCTCACCGGCGTGGAGCAGCTCAATCGTTGGGATCTGGCCGGCGCGGAACGAGAGTTTCAGCGCGCCAGCACCATCGACACGACTTTTGGTCTGGCGTACTACAAGCTCGCGCTCACCCGGGGCTGGCTGGTCGGCATCAAGGATTCGACGGCCGATCGCGCCATCGTGCGTGCCACCACGTACTCATCCAATCTGCCCATTCATGAGCGCACCATCATCAATGCGTATGGAGCGTTTCTGGCGGGGGAATTTCCCCAGGCCCGGGGCCTGTACCAGCAGCTCATTCGCCGCGACTCGACCGACGCGGATGCCTGGTACGGACTGGGCGAGGCATGGTTCCACGATACCGCCGGAGTCGATGAGGCGCCCTACTGGACGCAGGCGATGCGGGGCTTCAAGCATGCGTTGACCCTGGACCCGGATTACGCCCTGGCCTACGAGCACGTGCAGGCCATGTTGGGCCTGGCCGCCGGCGCCCGGCCGTCCGTGGCACTGGTCGCCCCCGACTCGTTCGCTCCGGCACGGGGTCGCGAGGGCCAATCGCTGATCGACAGCACCACGCTGGCCGCCGCGCTGCGCCGGGCCAGGACCGAGGTGCAGGCCAGCGCCCGGACCTGGGTCACCATCCAGCCCACCACCTTGCGGGCGCACGGCGCCATGGTCGACGCCTACCTGGCCGCTCGCAACTATCCCGCGGCGTTCGCCGAGGTCGACCGCTTCAAGCAGACCTCACCAGAGCATCCGGAGTCGCCCTTCGTCGAGGCGCGGATCCGTTTCGCCTCCGGCGAGGTGGACCGGGCGGCCGCCGAGCTCAAGACCACGCTCGATTCGGTCGCGCCGCAGGATTTTCGCCGCTACGAGGGGGTACCGACCGTGGTGCAGGACATCGCCGCGGCGGCCAATGTCTTCGCCTATCAGGGCGACCTGGCGAGCGCGGCCAAGGCGATCGACCTCGCCGATCAGGTGCGGCGCGAGGTCATCCAGCACCCGGGGAGTCCCACCGACGGCCCGTTCAACTCCTCCTGGCGGCGGATGGCGCTGGGCGACCTCTATTACGCCACGGGCGGCCCCGCGGCATCTCTCCGCCAGGTCTGGCAGAGCGCGGCGGAGGCGGGGCGGGTGGCACCGACGGACCAGCGCCGGCACTTCGCCCACACCGGCGCCTCCGCGGCCATCGGCCTCTTCACCGGCCTGGCGGCGGACACCACCGCGCTCACCGAATACCGAGCGATGACCGATGAGCCCCTGGGCCGCGAGGTCCGGGCACTCCTGGCGCTGAGCCGCGGCGACTCGACCGGAGCGCGCCGCACCCTGGCCGAGCCGGACACGGCCGACAAGTCGGAACACATGTACATGGACTTTCGCCGGCCCCTCGCCGCCCAAGCCTATTACCTGCTCGGCGACTATCAAGCGACCTTGAGGGCCCTCAAGGATTTCGAGCCCGATGCGTTCTGGACCCACGGATTCGACGCCCGTTGGGGCATGCTGGGCCGGGTCCGCCTGCTCCGCGCCGCCGCCTACGAACAGCTCGGCCGCCGAGCCGAGGCAAGGCTGGAGTACCATCAGGTGTTGACCCAGTGGCGGTCGGCCGACGAGGCGCTCCGCCCGTTCGTGCGCCAAGCAGAGCAGGGCCTGGCGCGGCTGGGGGCGGCCGGCTGAGCCGGCCGGCCGCTTACCCTAACGCTGTGCCCCGGTTACATTTGAGGTGCCTCTGGTCGGGCGTGATGGTCGCGGGCGTCGCAAGGCGCTCCGAGGAAAGTCCGAGCTCCACAGGGTAGACTGCCAGGTAACGCCTGGGCGCCGAAAGGCGACGGACAGGGCCACAGAGAATAGACCGCCTCGAGCCCCCGCAAGCGGGTAGAGGTAAGGGTGAAACGGTGGGGTAAGAGCCCACCGCGGCGCTGGTAACAGCGGCGGCACGGTAACCCCCAGTCGGAGCAAGGCCAAATAAGCGGCGTGGTGTGACCCACACCGACAATACAAGCCGCGGGTAGGCTGCT carries:
- a CDS encoding P1 family peptidase, which produces MLAAGGDAAAQGRPERARDIGIPLDGSPGALDAITDVAGVTVGHSTIIRGEGRLRVGEGPVRTGVTVLFPRGRDDLAPVFAGWFSLNGNGEMTGTAWIDDYGILAYPVALTNTNSVGTVRDGLIEWARERLGDAFYCCLPVVAETFDGDLNDIFGFHVHKEHLLAAIKAAAAGPVAEGNVGGGTGMTCLGFKGGIGTASRRLPASQGGYTVGALVQCNFGLRRQLRIAGVPVGEEMPDPAACYATSAPLDSARARERCAREPRSTIAPKARERGSIIVLLATDAPLLPHQLRRIARHAALGLGRMGSVAGAGSGDLFLAFSTAPTGIADSTRVATVRMVSEDRIDPLYEATVQATEEAIINAMLAARTMTGADWYRVPALPHDRLRAVLAAHGRLVGP
- a CDS encoding helix-turn-helix transcriptional regulator; its protein translation is MSYGADQSAATVAAVLLPGERLRVDAAGSGCFAVLHRDSIPDAMRAVRERPVDAVLVSVHRCGPDQMEVLGHLVRKFPGIPTVALLSQHDAGSSEMLLRLGASGVRQVVDVTSPSGWSRLRQVVGQPATRAVARIQGPILDSVAQAPPDARLFLEAMIRLAPEVPTVTRLADQLSVRPSTLMSRFARSGLPSPKNYLAAIRLLHAAHLFEMAGLSVADVAYRLEYSSPQSFGRHLRAMLGVTALEFRSRFPFPAALERFIRLMMEPYAAIWRGFHPLTAGSWEDGRAAGLRG
- a CDS encoding protein kinase; protein product: MNNSTLDLFAALQAALGPQYRLERELGRGGMGAVFLATDATLDRRVAIKVVHPELTAHPSIARRFLAEARTIARLRHPNVVAVHTAGSTDGLLYYVMDEVAGESLRQRLTREPRLDPALVGRIVADVAAALDAASRAGIVHRDVKPENVLLEEASGRAMLADFGIARAMLGDGSGPTTGQGVAVGTPAYMSPEQAAGEEVDGRSDLYALGVVAYEMLAGHPPFQGPNRVVVSKHIAERPVPIERVRPDAPRRLAASVMKALEKHPAERWQSGEELRQALSGERPVESPARRRRRPLLTAVGVGLAALAAGIGLIHRSPGPPAGVNPRHSILVLPFDNLRDDRSVDWLRDASPSMLGLNLSQWNDLSVVDHERLHDLLSRHRLRRGADIGLDMARRLAREAGVWTVVLGDFSQAGDSLHLAARVYDVASGARVDIARVDDRTGADVRPLFDELAAKLLDLSGAPNEVRIGLARSTTASLEAYRAYLTGVEQLNRWDLAGAEREFQRASTIDTTFGLAYYKLALTRGWLVGIKDSTADRAIVRATTYSSNLPIHERTIINAYGAFLAGEFPQARGLYQQLIRRDSTDADAWYGLGEAWFHDTAGVDEAPYWTQAMRGFKHALTLDPDYALAYEHVQAMLGLAAGARPSVALVAPDSFAPARGREGQSLIDSTTLAAALRRARTEVQASARTWVTIQPTTLRAHGAMVDAYLAARNYPAAFAEVDRFKQTSPEHPESPFVEARIRFASGEVDRAAAELKTTLDSVAPQDFRRYEGVPTVVQDIAAAANVFAYQGDLASAAKAIDLADQVRREVIQHPGSPTDGPFNSSWRRMALGDLYYATGGPAASLRQVWQSAAEAGRVAPTDQRRHFAHTGASAAIGLFTGLAADTTALTEYRAMTDEPLGREVRALLALSRGDSTGARRTLAEPDTADKSEHMYMDFRRPLAAQAYYLLGDYQATLRALKDFEPDAFWTHGFDARWGMLGRVRLLRAAAYEQLGRRAEARLEYHQVLTQWRSADEALRPFVRQAEQGLARLGAAG